Proteins encoded within one genomic window of Pieris rapae chromosome 1, ilPieRapa1.1, whole genome shotgun sequence:
- the LOC110997461 gene encoding NPC intracellular cholesterol transporter 2, with translation MKPLIIFCVLLLAACISSETPAEQCEGQEFDNLQERIQITPCGKSRCKLTKGTVTTVTFKFKPKTVVKSLTNDVYADIAGLPLPFLGVTGSDACPNVKKAEDGSPAPCPLQPDQEYVYTNTFPIESYYPQVNLRVHWALREGNHDVICFEVPAVIAPGKKKAKLN, from the exons ATGAAACCTCTTATTATTTTCTGTGTCCTATTATTGGCAGCATGTATATCTAGTGAAACACCGGCTGAACAGTGTGAAG GTCAAGAGTTCGATAATTTGCAAGAAAGAATTCAAATCACACCGTGTGGTAAATCTCGATGCAAACTTACAAAGGGCACCGTTACCAcagtaacatttaaatttaaaccaa aaacTGTCGTGAAATCGCTTACAAACGATGTTTATGCGGACATCGCAGGGTTGCCCTTGCCGTTCCTCGGGGTCACCGGCTCTGATGCCTGTCCCAACGTGAAAAAGGCTGAGGACGGTTCCCCTGCACCCTGCCCTCTTCAACCGGACCAAGAGTACGTCTACACCAATACTTTCCCGATCGAATCCTACTATCCGCAGGTCAACCTTCGCGTCCATTGGGCTCTTCGAGAGGGTAATCAtgatgttatttgttttgaagttCCCGCAGTCATAGCGCCAGGTAAAAAAAAGGCTAAACTTAATTGA
- the LOC110997499 gene encoding glucoside xylosyltransferase 1, translating to MRKHYTKLFLFLCLCSIILIFYATNIFKYSLTAYKNNATIRSNYRDNVYYVTKNVDRVVISFVVCDSRFNESLNLIKSSLLFSSSPLYFIIFADDKLRNNFSITLNKWKKILGDNLKFEIQRIVFPEEHKEEWMNLFSKCAAQRLFIPKLIPHVDAMLYVDTDTIFLGPAEQVWDLFSLFDASQISAMSLEDDNPNVSWYPRFAKHPFYGKYGLNSGVMLMNLTRMREFAWVDYVTPIMLKYKLYIPWGDQDIINIIFHYHEKAVYLLSCRYNYRTDQCMYGDACADATNRGVFILHGSRRAFHNHKQPAFEAIYRAIDEYEVGGDPSEVLRNMEKYLDAAPESNCGNQKNGLLKLPRHILNNMYVKPNR from the exons ATGAGAAAACattatacaaaactatttttgttcTTGTGTTTGTGTTCTATAATCTTGATTTTTTAtgcaacaaatatatttaaatattctttaactGCATATAAGAATAATGCAACTATCCGCTCAAattatag GGATAATGTCtattatgttacaaaaaatgttgATAGAGTGGTAATATCATTTGTTGTTTGCGATTCAAGGTTCAAtgaatcattaaatttaataaaatctagtcTACTTTTCTCAAGTTCACCcttatactttataatatttgctgaTGACAAGttaagaaataactttagcataactttaaataaatggaaGAAAATACTTGgtgataacttaaaatttgaGATTCAGAGGATAGTGTTTCCAGAGGAACACAAAGAGGAATGgatgaatttatttagcaaATGTGCAGCTCAGAGATTGTTCATACCT aaacTCATCCCACATGTAGATGCTATGCTGTATGTGGACACAGATACTATATTTCTTGGTCCCGCTGAACAGGTGTGGGATTTGTTTTCACTGTTTGATGCATCTCAGATATCTGCTATGTCACTTGAAGATGATAATCCTAATGTCTCATGGTATCCTCGGTTTGCAAAACACCCTTTCTATGGAAAATATG gtcTTAACTCTGGAGTAATGTTAATGAATTTGACAAGGATGCGAGAATTTGCATGGGTTGATTATGTGACACCAATTATGTTGAAATATAAGCTTTACATTCCTTGGGGTGATCAG gatatcattaatataatttttcactaTCACGAAAAGGCGGTTTATCTTTTGTCATGTAGATATAACTACCGGACCGATCAGTGTATGTATGGTGATGCCTGTGCCGATGCCACAAATAGGGGAGTTTTCATATTACATGGCAGTCGGAGAGCATTCCATAATCATAAGCAGCCTGCCTTTGAG GCCATATATAGAGCCATAGATGAATATGAGGTTGGGGGTGATCCCAGCGAGGTATTGAGGAATATGGAAAAATATCTAGACGCGGCGCCAGAGTCGAATTGTGGAAACCAAAAAAACGGTTTGTTAAAATTACCCagacatatattaaataatatgtacgtAAAACCCAACAGATAA
- the LOC110997492 gene encoding NPC intracellular cholesterol transporter 2, protein MFSKSVVVCCLLAISAATDVLQCPGENTENLKENVQLSPCKKPPCKLKKGTDQHITINFTPNEDIAELKNLVVADVFGVKLPFVGVDGNSVCDKILTADGQKAPCPLKAGVKYTYKDSFPVLELYPNIEVKVHWALISGKSEIICFETPVKIVSKK, encoded by the exons ATGTTTTCAAAGAGTGTAGTTGTGTGCTGCTTGCTGGCGATCTCCGCTGCCACCGATGTTTTACAATGTCCTG gTGAAAATACGGAAAATCTGAAGGAGAACGTGCAACTATCGCCATGCAAGAAACCTCCTTGCAAATTGAAAAAGGGAACCGATCAGCACATTACTATTAATTTCACTCCCA acGAGGACATCGCTGAGTTGAAAAACCTTGTGGTAGCTGACGTGTTCGGTGTGAAATTACCATTCGTAGGCGTAGATGGGAACAGTGTTTGCGACAAGATTTTAACGGCGGACGGACAGAAGGCGCCATGTCCACTCAAAGCCGGAGTAAAGTACACGTATAAAGACTCATTTCCCGTTCTCGAGTTATATCCCAATATAGAGGTCAAAGTTCACTGGGCCCTAATCAGCGGTAAGAGCGAAATTATTTGTTTCGAAACGCCTGTTAAAATAGTCTCTAAGAAGTGA